In Ferviditalea candida, the genomic window GGGAACCCTCCAAATCATAACAACTCAAAGTCATTATGCAGCGCCAATATTAACGACAATCTTTGACATTGTTAATTTTATGTAAACTCATAAGAAATATCACCTTCGAAAAAAGAACCGAATATCCCCGAAAGCAATCTTCTTTTGCAGATATCTCAATATCCAGAACGCAAAAACGGAACGCGATCCGGGCAATACCAGCAATAATCCCAGTATATCCGTGAAAAAACCCGGTGCAAGCAGCAGCAAGCCGCCGGCAAAAATACATATACCGTCAAGGATCGATCTCGTTGGGATTTGCCCGATGGCCAACTGGCTTCTGGCATAATGCCAAACCTTGGACGCCTCCCTTTTCGCCAGAAACGCTCCGAGAAAGCCCGACAGCAGGATGAGCGCAAACGTTTGTACCCCGCCGATCCATCGGCCCACATTAATCAAACCCCAAATTTCGATAGCCGGAATGATAATCATCAGCACAACCAAAATGCGAAGCATTATTCCACCGCCTTGCCGCCGCGCCGTCCTTCGGGTAAAATCCGCAGAAGCTCAGGCAGCTCTTTGTCGATTCTTGCGGGCTTCCAGCTGCCGTTCACCCATACATGTTTGGTCATTCCGGTCACCAGAAGCTGTTTCCCGCTTTCTTCTTCAGGCAAATCAGACAGCTCGCGGTCCGCATCCCCCAGGTACGGATCAATCCGATATATCTTATATTCAAAATCCAGCCGCACATTGGAATAGTCCATCGACCGGGTATAGATCCGAATTGCATCATCGTAACGGGCAGGCAGCAGAAACTTGATCTGCACGTCAATCACCGGCAGCATATAACCCTTCTGCTCGATTTGCCGGTATGTCCACCCCCTGCTGCGAAGCCATTCCGTCCGGCCGATTTCAAACCAGGTCAGGTAATTGGCATGGTAAACCACTCCCATTTGGTCCGTCTCCTGGTATCTGACCCTGAGCGGAAAAACACTCCAGCCTGTTTCATGATTCATGCCGCCGCCTCCAATCGTCATACGCATCGAATGAAAAAAGAGCGTCCCGGATTTGCCGCTGTCCGGATTCGCCCTAATCTATCTGCAACTTCCCTTTGCCAATTTCATATCTTCTTTCCGGAATAAATGACGCCTACCTCCGGATAAACGGATACTTCGTCGTATTCCCGCAGAATCTCCATCGCGTTCTCCACTCCAACGATGACCGGGATACCGACGTTCAAGCCTACGATGGCCGCGTGGGAAGTGATTCCTCCGGTTTCCGTAATCACCGCCGCCGCTTTCTGGAATGCGGGAATGAATTCTTTGTTGGTTGCAGCCGTTACCAGGATGGAGTCCTTGTTGACTTTAGCCAGCGCTTCTTCCCCCGTACGGGCGATCACTACGCGTCCGGTCACGGAATGCGTACCGATTCCCTGGCCTTTGGCAATCATTTCGCCGATCTGGTGCACCTTGATCAGGTTCGTCGTCCCCGACCGGCCGATCGGAACACCCGCGGTAATCACGACAAGCTCGCCCGGATAAACAAGTCCCATCTGAACAGCCGTTTTGACGGACATCTCGAACATTTCGTCCGTCGTGCCGGCGTCCCGGCCCATGACCGGAGTGACGCCCCATACCAGCGACAAACGGCGGATCACGTGCTCCTTGGTGGTTACCGCGATAATCGGCGCCTTCGGCCGGTATTTGGAAACCATGCGCGCCGTAAATCCGCTCTCGGTCGCGGTAATAATCGCCTTGGCATTCAAATCAAGCGCGGAATTGGCGACCGCCTGGCTGATCGCTTCCGTGACGGTGGTCTGCTGAGCCATACTCTGCTTGACCAACAGCTCGCGATATTCCAAAGCCGACTCGGCACGTTCGGCAATCCGCGCCATCGTCTGCACCGATTCAACGGGATATTTGCCTGCGGCCGTTTCCCCCGACAGCATAATGGCATCCGTTCCGTCAAAGATCGCATTGGCTACGTCACTGGCCTCCGCTCTCGTCGGGCGGGGATTCCGCTGCATCGAATCCAGCATTTGGGTTGCCGTAATGACCGGTTTCCCGGCCAGATTGCATTTTTCAATCATCATCTTCTGCACCAGCGGCACTTCCTCCGCCGGGATTTCCACGCCCAAATCTCCGCGGGCAACCATCAGACCGTCGGAAACCTCCAAAATTTCAACCAGGTTATCGACGCCTTCCTGGTTTTCGATTTTTGAGATAATCTGAATGTGGGAAGCGCCGCGCGACTCCAGCAGCTCGCGAATTTCCAGCACGTCGGCCGCCTTGCGGACGAAAGACGCCGCGATGAAATCGATGCCCTCGCCGATCCCGAATATGATGTCGTCCCGGTCTTTTTCAGTAATTCCCGGAAGAGATATTTTGACGCCGGGAACATTGACGCCTTTCCTGCTCTTGATTTGACCGCCGTTAATGATCCGGCATTCAATCTCCCGCCCGCGAACGTTCTCGACCTGAAGTCCGATCAGTCCGTCATCGATTAAGATCGTCGAACCGATCCGGACATCCTTCGGGAGATTCGGATATGTAACGGATATTTTGCCGGCGTCGCCCAATATCTCGTCCGTCGTCAGAATGAGCGTTTCCCCCTGCACAAGCTCGATCGGCTCTTGCTTCAGCATGCCCAGCCTGATTTCCGGACCTTTGGTATCCAGCAGAATACCCACGTTTCGATTTGCATCCCGTGCAGCCTGCTTGATATTGCGGATACGCACCCCATGATCCTGATGATCCCCGTGGGAAAAATTCAGGCGAGCCACATTCATGCCGGCCTCAAGCAGCCTAAAAAGCATCTCCGGCGATTCGCTCGCAGGTCCGATCGTACAAACAATTTTCGTCTTTCGCATATGGTTCCTCCCAATTTGCCGACTTACGCCAACTCCTGGATGAAGGTAAACTTTCCCACCTTGCCGAATCTTTGCATGCGATCTTCTATGAGTTCCTGTTCATTCATTTGCATAAGCTCCTGCAAATGCTTCCAGATTGCATTCCTCAGGATTTCCGCCTGAGCCTTCGGATCACGATGCGCGCCGCCCCGAGGCTCGGCGACCGTCTCCTCTATAATGCCCAATTCCAGCATATCCTTTGATGTAATCTTCATCGCTTCGGCTGCGCGGTCAGCTTGCGAGGCATCCTTCCACAAAATCGCCGCAGCGCTGTTAGGAGAAATAACCGAATAAATAGAATTTTCCAGCATCAGCACACGGTTGCCGACGCCCAACGCCAAAGCGCCTCCACTGCCCCCTTCGCCGATCACCACGCTGATGATCGGGACGCGCAGATTGGACATCTCCATTAAATTTCTGGCAATCGCTTCCGATATGCCCCTTTCCTCAGCCGTACTTCCCGGATATGCGCCCGGCGTATCAATAAACGTCACGATCGGCCTGCCGAATTTCTCAGCCTGCTTCATCAGCCTCAAGGCTTTGCGGAATCCTTCCGGATGGGGCATGCCGAAGTGTCTGGCAATATTATCCTTGGTATCCTTGCCCTTTTGATGGCCGACAACCGTTACGGCAACCCCGTTCAGTCTCGCCAGACCACCCACGATCGCCAGATCGTCGCCGAACAGCCGGTCTCCGTGCAGCTCGAGGAAATCGGTGAACATCGTCTGAATATAGTCCAGCGTTGTCGGACGGGACGGATGTCTGGCAATTTGCATAATTTGCGAGGGCGTCAGATTGCTGTACAGCTCTTCCTCCAGCTTCGCATACCGCTCTTCAAGCCGCACGATCTCGTCGGAGAAATCAATCCCTTTTTCTTCGCTGAAGCTTTTCAGTTCAACGATTTTGCTCTTCAACTCCGTCAATGGCTGTTCAAAGGGTAGATCACCGTTCAATGGATGCATCCTCCTTCACCAAATGCATGTCCAATATCTGAATCAGCGTATTGCGCAGGTCTTTCCGCGGCACGACCTTATCCACCTGACCGTGTTGCAAATTGAATTCCGCCGTTTGAAAGTTCTCCGGCAATTTCTGACGCATCGTCTGTTCGATCACGATCCTGCCGGCGAAACCGAAGGCAGCGCCCGGCTCTGCAAGCACATAATCCCCAAGCATGGCAAAGCTGGCCGAGACGCCGCCATATGTAGGATCGGTAATCACCGAAATGAACAGCCCGCCCTTTTCGTTAAACCGGGCAACCGCAGCGCTGGTTTTGGCCATCTGCATCAGACTCAGGATGCTTTCCTGCATGCGGGCTCCACCAGAGGTCGAAAAAATAATCAGAGGATATTGCTTTTGTATGGCTTTATCGATCGCACGGGAAATTTTTTCGCCGACCACGGAGCCCATGCTACCCTGAAAAAAGTCAAAGCTCATGACGCACAGGACAACAGGAAATCCCCCGATCGTGCCTTCCCCGGTCAGCACACCGTCTTTCAGCCCTGAAATTTGTGCGCTTTTTTCCAGCTTTTCAGGATAACCCGGAAATCCGAGCGGATCCACGGAAACCATATCGCCGTCATATTCGAAAATTCGTCCTTCGTCTAAAGTAAAGCGAATCCGCTCCATGGCATTCAGCCGGAAGTGATACCCGCAGGAAACACAAACTTTGTTGTTTTTCTCCAATTCTTTGCTGAACTGAATGCTGCCGCATTTCGGGCATTTATTCATCAAGCCTTCAGGAATGTCGCGCTTGGAGGGACCTGCAGTGATTGTTGCGTACTTCCGCTTCTTCTGAAACAAATCTTTAAACACTTTGGCACCTCACAAATTGGGTACTACCTTGAAGAATTCAATGGGAATTCTTCAAGGACGAACGTCTATCTATGCAAAATATCGTTCAGCACTTCCTGAACTTCCTCCAGTTCTCCTTCAGGGACGCGAATCTCATACTGCTGCTTTGATAGGTTGATAGCACGAATTTGCACAAGGAAACCTTCTTCTGAAAGTTTTTGTTGGATTCGCTCTGCGGATTTTTGTGTCGGGGCAATATAGATGACCTTCCACATCGTTCAAAAACCTCCCTGAAATCTGCAAACGCCAATACAATGGATTAATGATATCACAACTCCGGTTTTTCCCGCAACAAAGCGGAAAGTACTTGGATAAGCCTATAACTTAGATCTATGGCTCCAGTCAGCTTTCTATGAATGAATTCGCCTAAAAAACAATCAATGAGCGTGTTCAAAAAGCCTGGCGAAGAAAAAGGGGTGTGTCGAAAGGAGCGGAAAGGTTTATGCTCCCAAAGCAGTTTTCTGCGA contains:
- a CDS encoding glutamate decarboxylase; the encoded protein is MWKVIYIAPTQKSAERIQQKLSEEGFLVQIRAINLSKQQYEIRVPEGELEEVQEVLNDILHR
- a CDS encoding acyl-CoA thioesterase, which encodes MNHETGWSVFPLRVRYQETDQMGVVYHANYLTWFEIGRTEWLRSRGWTYRQIEQKGYMLPVIDVQIKFLLPARYDDAIRIYTRSMDYSNVRLDFEYKIYRIDPYLGDADRELSDLPEEESGKQLLVTGMTKHVWVNGSWKPARIDKELPELLRILPEGRRGGKAVE
- the accD gene encoding acetyl-CoA carboxylase, carboxyltransferase subunit beta, yielding MFKDLFQKKRKYATITAGPSKRDIPEGLMNKCPKCGSIQFSKELEKNNKVCVSCGYHFRLNAMERIRFTLDEGRIFEYDGDMVSVDPLGFPGYPEKLEKSAQISGLKDGVLTGEGTIGGFPVVLCVMSFDFFQGSMGSVVGEKISRAIDKAIQKQYPLIIFSTSGGARMQESILSLMQMAKTSAAVARFNEKGGLFISVITDPTYGGVSASFAMLGDYVLAEPGAAFGFAGRIVIEQTMRQKLPENFQTAEFNLQHGQVDKVVPRKDLRNTLIQILDMHLVKEDASIER
- a CDS encoding acetyl-CoA carboxylase carboxyltransferase subunit alpha, with protein sequence MNGDLPFEQPLTELKSKIVELKSFSEEKGIDFSDEIVRLEERYAKLEEELYSNLTPSQIMQIARHPSRPTTLDYIQTMFTDFLELHGDRLFGDDLAIVGGLARLNGVAVTVVGHQKGKDTKDNIARHFGMPHPEGFRKALRLMKQAEKFGRPIVTFIDTPGAYPGSTAEERGISEAIARNLMEMSNLRVPIISVVIGEGGSGGALALGVGNRVLMLENSIYSVISPNSAAAILWKDASQADRAAEAMKITSKDMLELGIIEETVAEPRGGAHRDPKAQAEILRNAIWKHLQELMQMNEQELIEDRMQRFGKVGKFTFIQELA
- a CDS encoding FxsA family protein, translating into MLRILVVLMIIIPAIEIWGLINVGRWIGGVQTFALILLSGFLGAFLAKREASKVWHYARSQLAIGQIPTRSILDGICIFAGGLLLLAPGFFTDILGLLLVLPGSRSVFAFWILRYLQKKIAFGDIRFFFRR
- the pyk gene encoding pyruvate kinase; amino-acid sequence: MRKTKIVCTIGPASESPEMLFRLLEAGMNVARLNFSHGDHQDHGVRIRNIKQAARDANRNVGILLDTKGPEIRLGMLKQEPIELVQGETLILTTDEILGDAGKISVTYPNLPKDVRIGSTILIDDGLIGLQVENVRGREIECRIINGGQIKSRKGVNVPGVKISLPGITEKDRDDIIFGIGEGIDFIAASFVRKAADVLEIRELLESRGASHIQIISKIENQEGVDNLVEILEVSDGLMVARGDLGVEIPAEEVPLVQKMMIEKCNLAGKPVITATQMLDSMQRNPRPTRAEASDVANAIFDGTDAIMLSGETAAGKYPVESVQTMARIAERAESALEYRELLVKQSMAQQTTVTEAISQAVANSALDLNAKAIITATESGFTARMVSKYRPKAPIIAVTTKEHVIRRLSLVWGVTPVMGRDAGTTDEMFEMSVKTAVQMGLVYPGELVVITAGVPIGRSGTTNLIKVHQIGEMIAKGQGIGTHSVTGRVVIARTGEEALAKVNKDSILVTAATNKEFIPAFQKAAAVITETGGITSHAAIVGLNVGIPVIVGVENAMEILREYDEVSVYPEVGVIYSGKKI